The following coding sequences are from one Euwallacea fornicatus isolate EFF26 chromosome 8, ASM4011564v1, whole genome shotgun sequence window:
- the LOC136340907 gene encoding uncharacterized protein yields the protein MFSKFLAVVAFCFILFNLSGAEFDIVSNDDHGLRQCADPTLATDLLCEFDIKVSGRFLHIITETVDCPKFGVQPDKITCIIVTNQMGDAGGEVKIVDGGINYFNVEIVLKSQISKGMDYHIEVYTNHI from the exons ATGTTCAGCAAATTTTTGGCAGTTGTCGCCTTCTGTTTCATCCTTTTCAACTTAAGTGGTGCAGAATTCGACATTGTATCAAATGACGACCACGGTCTGCGACAATGCGCAGACCCCACTTTGGC CACAGATTTGCTTTGCGAATTTGACATCAAAGTAAGTGGCAGGTTTCTGCACATAATTACAGAAACTGTCGATTGCCCGAAGTTTGGAGTCCAGCCCGATAAAATTACCTGCATTATt gTGACCAATCAGATGGGTGATGCTGGTGGAGAGGTTAAAATTGTAGATGGAGGtatcaattatttcaatgTTGAAATAGTCTTGAAATCCCAAATCTCTAAGGGAATGGATTACCACATTGAAGTCTACACTaaccatatttaa
- the LOC136340648 gene encoding uncharacterized protein, which translates to MFGKVLIIAAAVAFCLVNFGNAEHNIDQCADPDIAVELLCSEDIKESGKFARILKEVIDCPATGLNSDPITCIKVTNKMGDDGGNAQIVSGGINYYSVEILLESQWSKGLDYHIEVYTNPSRTTP; encoded by the exons ATGTTCGGCAAAGTTTTGATAATTGCAGCTGCTGTTGCATTCTGTTTGGTAAATTTTGGCAATGCAGAACACAACATTGACCAATGTGCTGACCCCGATATAGC TGTCGAATTGCTTTGCTCGGAAGACATTAAAGAAAGTGGCAAGTTTGCTAGAATACTTAAGGAAGTTATTGATTGTCCTGCAACTGGACTTAATAGTGACCCAATTACCTGCATCAAG gtgACCAACAAGATGGGGGATGATGGCGGAAATGCCCAAATTGTTAGCGGAGGTATCAACTATTACAGTGTTGAAATATTATTGGAATCGCAATGGTCAAAGGGGCTGGACTACCATATTGAAGTTTACACTAACCCATCCAGAACTACCCCATag